The following proteins are co-located in the Vallicoccus soli genome:
- a CDS encoding PQQ-dependent sugar dehydrogenase has translation MRTPGRPRTTALAAAALLLAGCAGGDPDEDIGPPDPATATVGATPDGGAGEGTPAAGGTPAATPAGTPAAAPAPAAAPPADAEVRVEAVVAEGLDAPWGLAPLPGGDVLVSQRDEGDVVRVSPDGSVRAVGAVPGVEHGGEGGLLGIALSPGFARDRLLYAYHTAEDGNRVVRMTYDGRGLGEPEVVLDGIAAGSTHNGGRIVFAPDGTLLVGTGDAGDRSSSQDPSSLNGKVLRVTPDGAPAPGNPDPSSPVLTSGHRNVQGIAVDGRGGLWAAEFGQDTWDELNRLRPGGDHGWPEVEGRAGEDGYVDPVVQWRPEDASPSGIAVAGGAVYVAGLRGERLWQVPLQGGEPRAWLEGELGRLRTVEPTADGRGLWLLTSDTDGRGDVDDGDDRLLRLSLV, from the coding sequence ATGAGGACCCCAGGCCGGCCCCGTACGACCGCGCTCGCCGCCGCCGCGCTGCTGCTCGCCGGCTGCGCCGGGGGCGACCCCGACGAGGACATCGGCCCCCCGGACCCCGCGACCGCGACGGTCGGGGCGACCCCGGACGGCGGGGCGGGCGAGGGGACCCCGGCCGCCGGCGGCACCCCCGCGGCGACCCCCGCCGGCACCCCCGCCGCGGCCCCCGCGCCCGCCGCCGCCCCGCCGGCCGACGCCGAGGTCCGGGTCGAGGCGGTCGTGGCCGAGGGGCTCGACGCACCGTGGGGCCTGGCCCCGCTGCCGGGCGGCGACGTGCTGGTGAGCCAGCGCGACGAGGGCGACGTGGTGCGGGTCTCGCCCGACGGGTCCGTGCGCGCCGTCGGCGCGGTGCCGGGCGTGGAGCACGGCGGCGAGGGCGGCCTGCTGGGGATCGCGCTCTCCCCCGGCTTCGCGCGCGACCGGCTGCTCTACGCGTACCACACCGCCGAGGACGGCAACCGGGTCGTGCGGATGACGTACGACGGCCGCGGGCTCGGCGAGCCGGAGGTGGTCCTCGACGGCATCGCGGCGGGGAGCACCCACAACGGCGGGCGCATCGTCTTCGCCCCCGACGGCACCCTGCTCGTCGGCACCGGCGACGCGGGCGACCGCTCGTCGTCGCAGGACCCGTCCTCGCTCAACGGCAAGGTCCTGCGGGTCACGCCCGACGGCGCCCCCGCGCCGGGCAACCCCGACCCGTCCTCACCGGTGCTCACCTCCGGGCACCGCAACGTGCAGGGCATCGCCGTCGACGGCCGGGGCGGGCTGTGGGCGGCGGAGTTCGGCCAGGACACCTGGGACGAGCTCAACCGGCTGCGCCCCGGCGGCGACCACGGCTGGCCCGAGGTCGAGGGGCGGGCCGGCGAGGACGGGTACGTCGACCCCGTCGTCCAGTGGCGCCCGGAGGACGCCTCGCCCAGCGGCATCGCCGTCGCGGGCGGGGCGGTCTACGTCGCGGGGCTGCGCGGCGAGCGGCTCTGGCAGGTGCCGCTGCAGGGCGGGGAGCCGCGCGCGTGGCTCGAGGGCGAGCTCGGCCGGCTGCGCACGGTGGAGCCGACCGCGGACGGGCGCGGGCTGTGGCTGCTCACCAGCGACACCGACGGGCGCGGCGACGTGGACGACGGCGACGACCGGCTGCTGCGGCTCTCCCTGGTCTGA
- the gatB gene encoding Asp-tRNA(Asn)/Glu-tRNA(Gln) amidotransferase subunit GatB produces the protein MTTTADAALVPYDDAVAAFDPVLGLEVHVELGTASKMFCGCSTAFGARPNSQVCPVCLGLPGSLPVVNATAVESAVRIGLALHCDIAQWCRFARKNYFYPDMPKNFQTSQYDEPICTDGYLDVEVDGETYRVEVERAHMEEDTGKSLHVGGATGRIHGADHSLVDYNRAGIPLIEIVTKPITGTGAKAPQVARAYVAALRDVLLSLGVSEARMELGQLRCDVNLSLRPSPDAPLGTRSETKNVNSLRSVERAVRYEVSRHAALLQAGRAVVQETRHFHEADGTTSPGRSKEQAEDYRYFPEPDLVPVAPSREWVEQLRATLPEPPAQRRRRLQGEWGVSDHDMQSMLNAGAVDLVEATVAAGADAASARKWWMGELARRANEDGVDLGALPIGPADVARVVALVDEGALNDKLARQVIDGVLAGEGRPDDVVAGRGLAVVSDDGALLAAVDEALAANPSVADKVRAGNAKAAGPIIGAVMKATGGQADAARVRELVLQRLA, from the coding sequence GTGACGACGACGGCCGACGCCGCGCTCGTCCCGTACGACGACGCGGTCGCCGCGTTCGACCCGGTCCTCGGCCTCGAGGTGCACGTCGAGCTCGGCACGGCGTCGAAGATGTTCTGCGGCTGCTCGACGGCCTTCGGCGCGCGCCCGAACAGCCAGGTCTGCCCGGTGTGCCTCGGCCTGCCCGGCTCGCTGCCCGTCGTCAACGCGACGGCGGTGGAGTCCGCGGTGCGGATCGGGCTGGCGCTGCACTGCGACATCGCGCAGTGGTGCCGCTTCGCGCGGAAGAACTACTTCTACCCCGACATGCCGAAGAACTTCCAGACCTCGCAGTACGACGAGCCGATCTGCACCGACGGCTACCTCGACGTCGAGGTCGACGGCGAGACGTACCGCGTGGAGGTCGAGCGGGCGCACATGGAGGAGGACACCGGCAAGTCGCTGCACGTCGGCGGCGCGACCGGGCGCATCCACGGCGCGGACCACTCGCTCGTCGACTACAACCGGGCCGGCATCCCGCTCATCGAGATCGTCACCAAGCCGATCACCGGCACGGGGGCCAAGGCCCCGCAGGTGGCGCGGGCGTACGTCGCCGCGCTGCGCGACGTGCTCCTCTCGCTCGGGGTGTCCGAGGCGCGCATGGAGCTCGGGCAGCTGCGCTGCGACGTCAACCTCTCGCTGCGGCCCTCGCCCGACGCCCCGCTCGGCACCCGCTCGGAGACCAAGAACGTCAACAGCCTGCGCTCGGTCGAGCGGGCCGTGCGGTACGAGGTCTCCCGCCACGCCGCGCTGCTGCAGGCCGGGCGTGCGGTGGTCCAGGAGACCCGGCACTTCCACGAGGCCGACGGCACCACCAGCCCCGGGCGCTCGAAGGAGCAGGCCGAGGACTACCGCTACTTCCCCGAGCCGGACCTCGTGCCGGTCGCCCCGTCGCGGGAGTGGGTGGAGCAGCTGCGCGCGACGCTGCCCGAGCCGCCCGCGCAGCGCCGGCGGCGCCTGCAGGGCGAGTGGGGCGTCTCGGACCACGACATGCAGTCGATGCTCAACGCCGGCGCGGTCGACCTCGTCGAGGCGACCGTCGCCGCCGGTGCCGACGCCGCGAGCGCGCGCAAGTGGTGGATGGGCGAGCTCGCCCGGCGGGCCAACGAGGACGGCGTCGACCTGGGCGCCCTGCCCATCGGCCCGGCCGACGTCGCGCGGGTCGTCGCGCTCGTGGACGAGGGCGCGCTCAACGACAAGCTGGCGCGGCAGGTCATCGACGGCGTGCTCGCCGGGGAAGGCCGGCCCGACGACGTCGTCGCCGGGCGCGGGCTGGCCGTCGTCTCCGACGACGGGGCGCTGCTCGCCGCGGTCGACGAGGCGCTCGCGGCCAACCCGTCCGTCGCGGACAAGGTGCGCGCCGGCAACGCCAAGGCCGCCGGGCCGATCATCGGCGCGGTCATGAAGGCCACCGGCGGGCAGGCCGACGCCGCCCGGGTCCGCGAGCTCGTCCTGCAGCGCCTGGCCTGA
- a CDS encoding patatin-like phospholipase family protein has protein sequence MPEQPYAPSGAPRADLVLEGGGVKGLGLVGAVSVLVEAGYAFPRVAGSSAGAIVGAVLTALERAGEPLSRLEDVARTLDVPRLRDRGPLARFAGPLAPLVDGLSLALDSGVFEGEYLRTWMEGVLGDLGVAVFGDLRREDPEDDPATGVPARAWSLLVTASDLSRQRLVRLPWDYEEVYGLDPDEQRVADAVRASASIPFFYEPVTLRSGRDGGVSTLVDGGVLSNFPIELFDRTDGRVPRWPTFGVRLSSRPGRVLTQQVRGPVSLALAVVETLLEASDAQHIDAPCVMARSVFVDTTGISATDFGIGPEQQAELVAHGRAAAGAFLAGWDWRRYLRECRGFEQDQVPPPAAPTTPAPPATDGAP, from the coding sequence GTGCCCGAGCAGCCGTACGCCCCGAGCGGCGCGCCGCGCGCCGACCTCGTGCTCGAGGGCGGCGGGGTCAAGGGGCTGGGCCTCGTCGGCGCGGTGTCGGTGCTCGTCGAGGCCGGGTACGCCTTCCCCCGCGTCGCGGGCTCCTCGGCCGGCGCGATCGTCGGTGCCGTGCTCACCGCGCTGGAGCGCGCGGGCGAGCCGCTGTCGCGCCTGGAGGACGTCGCCCGCACCCTCGACGTCCCGCGCCTGCGCGACCGCGGCCCGCTGGCCCGCTTCGCCGGGCCGCTGGCCCCGCTCGTCGACGGGCTGTCGCTGGCCCTCGACAGCGGCGTCTTCGAGGGGGAGTACCTGCGCACCTGGATGGAGGGCGTGCTCGGCGACCTCGGCGTCGCGGTCTTCGGCGACCTGCGGCGCGAGGACCCCGAGGACGACCCGGCGACGGGGGTGCCCGCCCGGGCCTGGTCGCTCCTGGTCACCGCGAGCGACCTGTCCCGCCAGCGCCTGGTGCGCCTGCCCTGGGACTACGAGGAGGTCTACGGCCTCGACCCCGACGAGCAGCGGGTGGCCGACGCCGTGCGCGCCTCGGCCTCCATCCCGTTCTTCTACGAGCCGGTGACGCTGCGCTCGGGGCGGGACGGCGGCGTGTCGACCCTCGTCGACGGGGGCGTGCTGTCGAACTTCCCCATCGAGCTCTTCGACCGCACCGACGGGCGGGTCCCGCGGTGGCCGACCTTCGGCGTGCGGCTGTCCTCGCGCCCCGGCCGGGTGCTGACCCAGCAGGTGCGCGGGCCGGTGTCGCTGGCGCTCGCGGTCGTCGAGACGCTGCTCGAGGCGTCCGACGCGCAGCACATCGACGCCCCCTGCGTCATGGCGCGCAGCGTCTTCGTGGACACGACCGGCATCTCGGCGACCGACTTCGGCATCGGCCCGGAGCAGCAGGCCGAGCTCGTGGCCCACGGGCGCGCCGCCGCGGGCGCTTTCCTCGCCGGCTGGGACTGGCGGCGCTACCTGCGCGAGTGCCGCGGGTTCGAGCAGGACCAGGTGCCGCCGCCGGCCGCCCCGACGACCCCCGCGCCCCCCGCCACGGACGGAGCCCCATGA
- a CDS encoding O-methyltransferase — MDGRAGALLRGRDVREALPPRWHHGVVAAGAAARAPLLARGARAQAAALEASESPGAHRLAGLLRRVADGRLDPAGRVRLAAVEAARRDLLASREEVLRRGGAPQVVGRVCARASQPPAGARVLYQAVRAWAPARALELGTCLGVSAAYQAVAQERCGGGDLLTLEGYPGLAERAERLWDRLGLQRVRVVVGRFAATLPDALAEGPYGYAYVDGHHDGAATRGYVERIAAACAPGALLVLDDVDWSPSMAGAWHDVRHRPDVVASARLGKLGLAVLR; from the coding sequence ATGGACGGCCGGGCGGGCGCCCTGCTGCGGGGGCGGGACGTGCGGGAGGCGCTGCCTCCCCGGTGGCACCACGGCGTGGTGGCGGCGGGTGCGGCGGCGCGGGCACCGCTGCTCGCCCGCGGGGCGCGCGCGCAGGCCGCGGCGCTGGAGGCCTCGGAGAGCCCCGGCGCGCACCGGCTCGCCGGGCTGCTGCGCCGCGTCGCCGACGGGCGGCTCGACCCGGCCGGGCGGGTGCGCCTCGCCGCGGTCGAGGCCGCGCGGCGGGACCTGCTGGCCAGCCGGGAGGAGGTGCTGCGCCGCGGCGGCGCGCCGCAGGTCGTCGGCCGGGTCTGCGCCCGCGCCTCCCAGCCGCCGGCCGGCGCGCGCGTGCTCTACCAGGCGGTCCGTGCCTGGGCGCCGGCGCGCGCGCTGGAGCTCGGCACCTGCCTCGGGGTCTCCGCGGCCTACCAGGCGGTCGCGCAGGAGCGCTGCGGCGGCGGGGACCTGCTCACGCTCGAGGGGTACCCGGGGCTGGCGGAGCGTGCGGAGCGGCTCTGGGACCGGCTCGGCCTGCAGCGGGTCCGGGTGGTCGTCGGCCGGTTCGCCGCGACGCTGCCGGACGCCCTCGCCGAGGGGCCCTACGGGTACGCGTACGTCGACGGCCACCACGACGGCGCGGCGACCCGCGGCTACGTCGAGCGGATCGCGGCGGCGTGCGCGCCCGGCGCGCTGCTCGTGCTCGACGACGTCGACTGGTCGCCGTCGATGGCCGGCGCCTGGCACGACGTGCGGCACCGGCCCGACGTGGTCGCGAGCGCCCGGCTCGGCAAGCTGGGCCTCGCCGTGCTGCGCTGA